In Nicotiana tabacum cultivar K326 chromosome 11, ASM71507v2, whole genome shotgun sequence, a single window of DNA contains:
- the LOC107780953 gene encoding uncharacterized protein LOC107780953 isoform X4: protein MNRDEDLLLFRDLYKREKNEHASFLLPVSDELESNGSYALYRMASSKKGQVGLDNLMTESGKNDYDWLKTPPATPLFPSLDMEANAPELVIQKEIPIIQPVTLSRFAEKSGVAKTRSTLIIRSASPNPKPKVATRNLTPIGKQQGALSIDKKDTRYATTITAANQQKVIKSNNFIDQNAIRTTRQKETHLNFLASNLSKTMGMESSLSSKPKSRGVSLAGRPKILAQTILGFSDETPVNLRTDRSLSATRGRSINQHQSANQRPGSSSSSSSSSSSVHITKPTRRQSCSPSVTRGRKQEIITSNTKFQQGYSTTQVLGSKMVDKFMNARKSVYEEKEITKAKLNGSINESSGFGRHISRISANVALKRMQMACPHLKEHVI from the exons ATGAATAGAGATGAAGATCTTCTTCTGTTCAGAGACCTGTATAAGCGAGAAAAGAATGAACATGCTAGCTTTCTTCTTCCTGTCTCTGATGAATTAGAGTCAAATG GGAGTTATGCACTATACAGAATGGCTTCTAGCAAGAAAGGTCAAGTAGGGTTGGATAACTTGATGACTGAATCTGGAAAGAATGACTATGATTG GTTGAAAACGCCACCAGCTACGCCTTTATTTCCATCTCTTGATATGGAAGCCAATGCTCCAGAATTAGTAATTCAAAAGGAGATCCCAATTATTCAACCAGTTACTCTCTCAAGG TTTGCAGAGAAGTCAGGGGTTGCAAAAACAAGAAGTACTCTTATTATAAGATCTGCATCGCCTAATCCAAAACCAAAAGTTGCCACAAGAAACTTAACACCAATAGGAAAACAACAAGGTGCTTTATCAATTGACAAGAAAGACACAAGAtatgcaacaacaataacagcggCAAACCAACAAAAAGTGATCAAATCCAACAATTTCATCGATCAGAATGCAATAAGAACAACAAGGCAAAAAGAGACACATCTCAATTTCCTAGCTTCCAACCTATCGAAAACCATGGGAATGGAGTCGTCTTTAAGTAGTAAGCCTAAAAGCAGAGGAGTGTCCCTTGCAGGAAGACCGAAAATCCTAGCTCAGACGATCCTAGGATTTTCGGATGAAACACCTGTTAATCTCAGGACAGACCGGTCCCTTTCAGCAACCAGGGGCCGGTCTATTAACCAACACCAATCAGCTAACcaacggcctggatcatcatcgtcatcatcatcttcttcatcatcagtaCATATTACAAAACCAACAAGACGACAATCTTGTTCCCCTAGTGTAACGCGCGGTCGAAAACAAGAAATTATTACTAGTAATACAAAATTTCAACAGGGGTATTCCACCACACAAGTTCTTGGCAGTAAAATGGTGGACAAGTTTATGAATGCTAGGAAATCAGTATATGAAGAAAAGGAAATTACAAAGGCAAAGTTGAATGGTTCTATAAATGAGAGCTCTGGTTTTGGAAGGCATATATCAAGAATTTCAGCAAATGTGGCTCTCAAACGCATG CAAATGGCATGTCCACACCTAAAGGAGCATGTTATATAA
- the LOC107780953 gene encoding uncharacterized protein LOC107780953 isoform X2, with product MNRDEDLLLFRDLYKREKNEHASFLLPVSDELESNGSYALYRMASSKKGQVGLDNLMTESGKNDYDWLKTPPATPLFPSLDMEANAPELVIQKEIPIIQPVTLSRFAEKSGVAKTRSTLIIRSASPNPKPKVATRNLTPIGKQQGALSIDKKDTRYATTITAANQQKVIKSNNFIDQNAIRTTRQKETHLNFLASNLSKTMGMESSLSSKPKSRGVSLAGRPKILAQTILGFSDETPVNLRTDRSLSATRGRSINQHQSANQRPGSSSSSSSSSSSVHITKPTRRQSCSPSVTRGRKQEIITSNTKFQQGYSTTQVLGSKMVDKFMNARKSVYEEKEITKAKLNGSINESSGFGRHISRISANVALKRMQQMACPHLKEHVI from the exons ATGAATAGAGATGAAGATCTTCTTCTGTTCAGAGACCTGTATAAGCGAGAAAAGAATGAACATGCTAGCTTTCTTCTTCCTGTCTCTGATGAATTAGAGTCAAATG GGAGTTATGCACTATACAGAATGGCTTCTAGCAAGAAAGGTCAAGTAGGGTTGGATAACTTGATGACTGAATCTGGAAAGAATGACTATGATTG GTTGAAAACGCCACCAGCTACGCCTTTATTTCCATCTCTTGATATGGAAGCCAATGCTCCAGAATTAGTAATTCAAAAGGAGATCCCAATTATTCAACCAGTTACTCTCTCAAGG TTTGCAGAGAAGTCAGGGGTTGCAAAAACAAGAAGTACTCTTATTATAAGATCTGCATCGCCTAATCCAAAACCAAAAGTTGCCACAAGAAACTTAACACCAATAGGAAAACAACAAGGTGCTTTATCAATTGACAAGAAAGACACAAGAtatgcaacaacaataacagcggCAAACCAACAAAAAGTGATCAAATCCAACAATTTCATCGATCAGAATGCAATAAGAACAACAAGGCAAAAAGAGACACATCTCAATTTCCTAGCTTCCAACCTATCGAAAACCATGGGAATGGAGTCGTCTTTAAGTAGTAAGCCTAAAAGCAGAGGAGTGTCCCTTGCAGGAAGACCGAAAATCCTAGCTCAGACGATCCTAGGATTTTCGGATGAAACACCTGTTAATCTCAGGACAGACCGGTCCCTTTCAGCAACCAGGGGCCGGTCTATTAACCAACACCAATCAGCTAACcaacggcctggatcatcatcgtcatcatcatcttcttcatcatcagtaCATATTACAAAACCAACAAGACGACAATCTTGTTCCCCTAGTGTAACGCGCGGTCGAAAACAAGAAATTATTACTAGTAATACAAAATTTCAACAGGGGTATTCCACCACACAAGTTCTTGGCAGTAAAATGGTGGACAAGTTTATGAATGCTAGGAAATCAGTATATGAAGAAAAGGAAATTACAAAGGCAAAGTTGAATGGTTCTATAAATGAGAGCTCTGGTTTTGGAAGGCATATATCAAGAATTTCAGCAAATGTGGCTCTCAAACGCATG CAGCAAATGGCATGTCCACACCTAAAGGAGCATGTTATATAA
- the LOC107780953 gene encoding uncharacterized protein LOC107780953 isoform X1 — MNRDEDLLLFRDLYKREKNEHASFLLPVSDELESNGSYALYRMASSKKGQVGLDNLMTESGKNDYDWLKTPPATPLFPSLDMEANAPELVIQKEIPIIQPVTLSRFAEKSGVAKTRSTLIIRSASPNPKPKVATRNLTPIGKQQGALSIDKKDTRYATTITAANQQKVIKSNNFIDQNAIRTTRQKETHLNFLASNLSKTMGMESSLSSKPKSRGVSLAGRPKILAQTILGFSDETPVNLRTDRSLSATRGRSINQHQSANQRPGSSSSSSSSSSSVHITKPTRRQSCSPSVTRGRKQEIITSNTKFQQGYSTTQVLGSKMVDKFMNARKSVYEEKEITKAKLNGSINESSGFGRHISRISANVALKRMIPNRKREDIFPSIMQMTILEMRIP; from the exons ATGAATAGAGATGAAGATCTTCTTCTGTTCAGAGACCTGTATAAGCGAGAAAAGAATGAACATGCTAGCTTTCTTCTTCCTGTCTCTGATGAATTAGAGTCAAATG GGAGTTATGCACTATACAGAATGGCTTCTAGCAAGAAAGGTCAAGTAGGGTTGGATAACTTGATGACTGAATCTGGAAAGAATGACTATGATTG GTTGAAAACGCCACCAGCTACGCCTTTATTTCCATCTCTTGATATGGAAGCCAATGCTCCAGAATTAGTAATTCAAAAGGAGATCCCAATTATTCAACCAGTTACTCTCTCAAGG TTTGCAGAGAAGTCAGGGGTTGCAAAAACAAGAAGTACTCTTATTATAAGATCTGCATCGCCTAATCCAAAACCAAAAGTTGCCACAAGAAACTTAACACCAATAGGAAAACAACAAGGTGCTTTATCAATTGACAAGAAAGACACAAGAtatgcaacaacaataacagcggCAAACCAACAAAAAGTGATCAAATCCAACAATTTCATCGATCAGAATGCAATAAGAACAACAAGGCAAAAAGAGACACATCTCAATTTCCTAGCTTCCAACCTATCGAAAACCATGGGAATGGAGTCGTCTTTAAGTAGTAAGCCTAAAAGCAGAGGAGTGTCCCTTGCAGGAAGACCGAAAATCCTAGCTCAGACGATCCTAGGATTTTCGGATGAAACACCTGTTAATCTCAGGACAGACCGGTCCCTTTCAGCAACCAGGGGCCGGTCTATTAACCAACACCAATCAGCTAACcaacggcctggatcatcatcgtcatcatcatcttcttcatcatcagtaCATATTACAAAACCAACAAGACGACAATCTTGTTCCCCTAGTGTAACGCGCGGTCGAAAACAAGAAATTATTACTAGTAATACAAAATTTCAACAGGGGTATTCCACCACACAAGTTCTTGGCAGTAAAATGGTGGACAAGTTTATGAATGCTAGGAAATCAGTATATGAAGAAAAGGAAATTACAAAGGCAAAGTTGAATGGTTCTATAAATGAGAGCTCTGGTTTTGGAAGGCATATATCAAGAATTTCAGCAAATGTGGCTCTCAAACGCATG ATTCCAAATCGAAAAAGGGAGGATATTTTTCCAAGCATAATGCAGATGACTATCTTGGAGATGAGAATCCCTTAA
- the LOC107780953 gene encoding uncharacterized protein LOC107780953 isoform X3 — protein sequence MNRDEDLLLFRDLYKREKNEHASFLLPVSDELESNGSYALYRMASSKKGQVGLDNLMTESGKNDYDWLKTPPATPLFPSLDMEANAPELVIQKEIPIIQPVTLSRFAEKSGVAKTRSTLIIRSASPNPKPKVATRNLTPIGKQQGALSIDKKDTRYATTITAANQQKVIKSNNFIDQNAIRTTRQKETHLNFLASNLSKTMGMESSLSSKPKSRGVSLAGRPKILAQTILGFSDETPVNLRTDRSLSATRGRSINQHQSANQRPGSSSSSSSSSSSVHITKPTRRQSCSPSVTRGRKQEIITSNTKFQQGYSTTQVLGSKMVDKFMNARKSVYEEKEITKAKLNGSINESSGFGRHISRISANVALKRMAEGGYVALRYNS from the exons ATGAATAGAGATGAAGATCTTCTTCTGTTCAGAGACCTGTATAAGCGAGAAAAGAATGAACATGCTAGCTTTCTTCTTCCTGTCTCTGATGAATTAGAGTCAAATG GGAGTTATGCACTATACAGAATGGCTTCTAGCAAGAAAGGTCAAGTAGGGTTGGATAACTTGATGACTGAATCTGGAAAGAATGACTATGATTG GTTGAAAACGCCACCAGCTACGCCTTTATTTCCATCTCTTGATATGGAAGCCAATGCTCCAGAATTAGTAATTCAAAAGGAGATCCCAATTATTCAACCAGTTACTCTCTCAAGG TTTGCAGAGAAGTCAGGGGTTGCAAAAACAAGAAGTACTCTTATTATAAGATCTGCATCGCCTAATCCAAAACCAAAAGTTGCCACAAGAAACTTAACACCAATAGGAAAACAACAAGGTGCTTTATCAATTGACAAGAAAGACACAAGAtatgcaacaacaataacagcggCAAACCAACAAAAAGTGATCAAATCCAACAATTTCATCGATCAGAATGCAATAAGAACAACAAGGCAAAAAGAGACACATCTCAATTTCCTAGCTTCCAACCTATCGAAAACCATGGGAATGGAGTCGTCTTTAAGTAGTAAGCCTAAAAGCAGAGGAGTGTCCCTTGCAGGAAGACCGAAAATCCTAGCTCAGACGATCCTAGGATTTTCGGATGAAACACCTGTTAATCTCAGGACAGACCGGTCCCTTTCAGCAACCAGGGGCCGGTCTATTAACCAACACCAATCAGCTAACcaacggcctggatcatcatcgtcatcatcatcttcttcatcatcagtaCATATTACAAAACCAACAAGACGACAATCTTGTTCCCCTAGTGTAACGCGCGGTCGAAAACAAGAAATTATTACTAGTAATACAAAATTTCAACAGGGGTATTCCACCACACAAGTTCTTGGCAGTAAAATGGTGGACAAGTTTATGAATGCTAGGAAATCAGTATATGAAGAAAAGGAAATTACAAAGGCAAAGTTGAATGGTTCTATAAATGAGAGCTCTGGTTTTGGAAGGCATATATCAAGAATTTCAGCAAATGTGGCTCTCAAACGCATG